Proteins from a single region of Apium graveolens cultivar Ventura chromosome 7, ASM990537v1, whole genome shotgun sequence:
- the LOC141672949 gene encoding pentatricopeptide repeat-containing protein At3g14330, whose translation MMFLPAICLSTNITATSTPFISPQKPTQTPSNLLKSLSKSGKLDEALHLIESNPTCLTDPNLDAYSSFLHSCISKKSLHHGQRLYLQLLLSKNKTHQNLLQNPIIKSKIITLYTVCGEIDEARRVFDDGKSRDEAVWVAMAIGYSRKGLFRESLELYCQMLWQCVWVSNFGFSTALKACSELGEVGIGRMVHAQIVKAGDEVDQVVFNSLLRLYNQCGCFDDVVKLFDEMPQRNVVTWNSLIDGLVKRGQLFEAFRLFRKMQVEGTGFSWVTLTTVLSACAKVTAIYSGKEIHTQIVKSCGKPDVLVLNSLVDVYAKCGEMDYCSRVFRMMVSKDVTTYNTVLKGYTISGFMTEAIKLFAEMIDSGYYPDEVTFIALLSGCSHAGFMNEGKNFFERMSMEFGIKPTLEHYACLVDLLGRSGRIKEALEVVKKMPMKPSSSIWGSLLNSCRFHGNVSLAELIATKLFELEPSNLGNYVMLSNIYAKAMMWDNVKNVRKLMENEGLEKEPGCSWMQVKHKVHTFVASGSSAFRDTEEFRKVWNDLTEAMERIGYVPDTRSVLHDVNDEMKTEWVCGHSERLATMFGLIHTGSRMPIRITKNLRVCLDCHIWMKYVSKVMNRVIILRDTNRFHHFKQGSCSCKDFW comes from the coding sequence ATGATGTTCTTACCCGCCATTTGTCTCTCAACTAACATAACTGCCACTTCAACTCCTTTCATTTCTCCTCAAAAACCCACACAAACACCCTCTAATCTTCTTAAATCTTTATCAAAATCTGGTAAATTAGATGAAGCTCTTCACTTAATTGAATCTAATCCCACTTGTTTAACTGACCCAAATCTAGATGCTTattcttcatttcttcattcttgcatttccaaaaaaTCATTACATCATGGTCAAAGATTGTATCTTCAACTTCTTTTATCAAAGAACAAGACCCATCAAAATCTTCTTCAAAACCCCATTATTAAAAGCAAGATTATTACTCTTTATACTGTATGTGGTGAAATTGATGAAGCTCGTCGAGTTTTCGATGATGGGAAATCCAGGGATGAGGCTGTTTGGGTTGCTATGGCAATTGGGTATTCAAGAAAAGGCCTTTTTAGGGAAAGTTTGGAGCTTTATTGTCAAATGTTGTGGCAATGTGTTTGGGTTAGTAATTTCGGGTTTTCGACTGCTTTGAAGGCGTGTTCAGAGTTGGGTGAGGTGGGGATTGGGAGAATGGTTCATGCGCAGATTGTGAAAGCGGGTGATGAGGTTGATCAGGTGGTGTTTAATTCTCTTTTGAGGTTGTATAATCAATGTGGGTGTTTTGATGATGTTGTGAAGTTGTTTGATGAAATGCCTCAACGAAATGTTGTTACGTGGAACTCGTTGATTGATGGGTTGGTTAAGCGCGGTCAGTTGTTTGAGGCGTTTAGGTTGTTTAGGAAAATGCAGGTAGAAGGGACTGGGTTTAGTTGGGTTACTCTTACTACGGTTTTATCTGCGTGTGCTAAGGTTACAGCTATATATAGTGGGAAAGAGATACATACGCAGATTGTGAAGTCATGTGGGAAACCCGATGTTTTGGTTCTTAACTCGCTTGTGGATGTGTATGCAAAATGTGGGGAAATGGATTATTGTAGTAGAGTGTTTCGTATGATGGTAAGTAAAGATGTGACTACATATAACACGGTGCTTAAGGGCTATACAATTAGTGGCTTTATGACAGAAGCAATAAAGTTATTTGCTGAAATGATTGACTCCGGATATTATCCGGATGAGGTCACATTCATCGCCTTATTATCGGGTTGCAGTCATGCAGGGTTTATGAATGAGGGGAAGAATTTTTTTGAGAGAATGAGTATGGAGTTTGGGATTAAGCCAACTTTAGAGCATTATGCTTGTTTGGTTGATTTGTTAGGTAGATCTGGGAGAATCAAGGAGGCCTTAGAGGTTGTAAAGAAGATGCCTATGAAGCCAAGTAGTAGCATCTGGGGTTCATTACTGAATTCATGTCGATTTCATGGAAATGTTTCCTTGGCGGAGTTGATTGCCACAAAGTTGTTTGAATTAGAACCAAGTAACCTGGGTAATTATGTAATGCTATCAAACATCTACGCAAAAGCAATGATGTGGGACAATGTTAAAAACGTTAGAAAATTAATGGAAAATGAAGGACTAGAAAAGGAGCCTGGATGTAGCTGGATGCAAGTAAAACATAAGGTACATACTTTTGTTGCTAGTGGGAGTTCTGCATTTCGTGATACTGAAGAATTCAGAAAAGTTTGGAATGACTTAACAGAAGCAATGGAAAGAATTGGATATGTCCCGGATACAAGATCTGTACTTCATGATGTAAATGATGAAATGAAGACAGAGTGGGTTTGTGGCCATAGTGAAAGGCTTGCAACAATGTTTGGGCTCATCCACACCGGATCCAGGATGCCGATTAGGATAACCAAAAATCTACGCGTATGTTTAGACTGTCATATATGGATGAAGTATGTATCCAAAGTGATGAATAGGGTGATTATTTTGAGAGACACAAATCGCTTTCACCATTTTAAACAGGGTTCTTGCTCCTGCAAAGATTTCTGGTGA